In Accipiter gentilis chromosome 22, bAccGen1.1, whole genome shotgun sequence, the following are encoded in one genomic region:
- the ENTPD5 gene encoding nucleoside diphosphate phosphatase ENTPD5 isoform X1, producing MAYSRLPILLALAFSSLSFVLSHSNRETWFQDFFPPNVCPVNAKANTFYGIMFDAGSTGTRIHIYTFVQKSPENLPELEGEIFESVKPGLSAYADQPEKGAETVKRLLDVAIEAVPPHLWKKTPVVLKATAGLRLLSEEKAQALLLEVREVFEESPFLVPEDSVSIMDGSYEGILAWITVNFLTGQLSGQNQHTVGTLDLGGASTQITFLPRFEETLKETPGDFLTSFEMFNSTYKLYTHSYLGFGLKAARLAALGALNIEAVDGQMFRSSCLPKQLEAEWHFGGVKYRYGGKKEGETGFKPCYLEVLRVVKGKLHQPDEIRGSSFYAFSYYYDRAVDTNLIDYEQGGVLEVKDFERKAKEVCDNMERYNSASPFLCMDLTYITALLKEGFGFRDNTLLQLTKKVNNIETSWTLGATFHLLQSLGITC from the exons ATGGCATATTCCAGACTTCCCATCCTTCTAGCACTGGCATTTTCCTCTTTGTCCTTTGTTCTTTCCCATTCAAACAGGGAGACATGGTTTCAGGATTTCTTTCCACCTAACGTGTGCCCTGTAAATGCCAAAGCCAACACTTTTTATGGCATTATGTTTGACGCAGGAAGCACTGGTACCCGGATTCACATTTACACCTTTGTGCAGAAGAGCCCAG AAAACCTTCCAGAGTTGGAAGGGGAAATCTTTGAGTCTGTGAAGCCAGGTCTTTCTGCATATGCTGATCAGCCTGAAAAG GGTGCTGAAACTGTCAAAAGATTGCTGGATGTGGCCATAGAGGCTGTGCCACCTCATCTCTGGAAGAAGACCCCAGTAGTGTTGAAAGCCACAGCTGGACTGCGTTTGCTGTCAGAGGAGAAAGCCCAAGCTCTTCTTTTAGAG gtGAGAGAAGTCTTTGAGGAATCACCATTTCTTGTTCCAGAGGATAGTGTTAGCATCATGGACGGGTCATATGAAG GAATTTTAGCCTGGATCACTGTGAACTTCTTGACAG GGCAGCTGTCTGGCCAGAACCAGCATACTGTTGGGACTCTGGACTTGGGAGGAGCCTCAACCCAAATCACATTCCTGCCACGGTTTGAG GAAACTTTGAAGGAAACCCCTGGGGATTTTCTTACCTCATTTGAAATGTTTAATAGCACCTACAAGCTCTATACCCACAG CTATTTGGGGTTTGGACTAAAAGCTGCCAGACTAGCAGCACTTGGAGCTTTGAATATAGAAG CTGTGGATGGACAAATGTTCCGCAGTTCTTGTTTGCCAAAGCAGCTGGAGGCAGAGTGGCACTTCGGGGGAGTGAAATACCGGTATGGTGGCAAGAAAGAAG GAGAAACAGGATTCAAGCCTTGCTACTTGGAAGTACTCAGGGTTGTCAAAGGGAAACTGCACCAACCAGATGAGATTCGTGGAAGTTCCTTCTATGCTTTCTCCTATTACTATGATCGCGCAGTTGACACCAACCTAATTG ATTATGAACAGGGAGGTGTTCTGGAAGTgaaagattttgaaagaaaagccaaagaag tCTGCGATAACATGGAGAGGTACAACTCGGCCAGTCCTTTCCTCTGCATGGATCTCACTTACATCACTGCTTTACTAAAGGAAGGCTTTGGATTTAGGGACAACACGCTCTTACAG ttAACAAAGAAAGTGAACAACATAGAGACAAGCTGGACTTTGGGTGCTACCTTTCACCTACTGCAGTCTCTGGGGATAACCTGTTGA
- the ENTPD5 gene encoding nucleoside diphosphate phosphatase ENTPD5 isoform X2, with the protein MAYSRLPILLALAFSSLSFVLSHSNRETWFQDFFPPNVCPVNAKANTFYGIMFDAGSTGTRIHIYTFVQKSPENLPELEGEIFESVKPGLSAYADQPEKGAETVKRLLDVAIEAVPPHLWKKTPVVLKATAGLRLLSEEKAQALLLEVREVFEESPFLVPEDSVSIMDGSYEGILAWITVNFLTGQLSGQNQHTVGTLDLGGASTQITFLPRFEETLKETPGDFLTSFEMFNSTYKLYTHSYLGFGLKAARLAALGALNIEGETGFKPCYLEVLRVVKGKLHQPDEIRGSSFYAFSYYYDRAVDTNLIDYEQGGVLEVKDFERKAKEVCDNMERYNSASPFLCMDLTYITALLKEGFGFRDNTLLQLTKKVNNIETSWTLGATFHLLQSLGITC; encoded by the exons ATGGCATATTCCAGACTTCCCATCCTTCTAGCACTGGCATTTTCCTCTTTGTCCTTTGTTCTTTCCCATTCAAACAGGGAGACATGGTTTCAGGATTTCTTTCCACCTAACGTGTGCCCTGTAAATGCCAAAGCCAACACTTTTTATGGCATTATGTTTGACGCAGGAAGCACTGGTACCCGGATTCACATTTACACCTTTGTGCAGAAGAGCCCAG AAAACCTTCCAGAGTTGGAAGGGGAAATCTTTGAGTCTGTGAAGCCAGGTCTTTCTGCATATGCTGATCAGCCTGAAAAG GGTGCTGAAACTGTCAAAAGATTGCTGGATGTGGCCATAGAGGCTGTGCCACCTCATCTCTGGAAGAAGACCCCAGTAGTGTTGAAAGCCACAGCTGGACTGCGTTTGCTGTCAGAGGAGAAAGCCCAAGCTCTTCTTTTAGAG gtGAGAGAAGTCTTTGAGGAATCACCATTTCTTGTTCCAGAGGATAGTGTTAGCATCATGGACGGGTCATATGAAG GAATTTTAGCCTGGATCACTGTGAACTTCTTGACAG GGCAGCTGTCTGGCCAGAACCAGCATACTGTTGGGACTCTGGACTTGGGAGGAGCCTCAACCCAAATCACATTCCTGCCACGGTTTGAG GAAACTTTGAAGGAAACCCCTGGGGATTTTCTTACCTCATTTGAAATGTTTAATAGCACCTACAAGCTCTATACCCACAG CTATTTGGGGTTTGGACTAAAAGCTGCCAGACTAGCAGCACTTGGAGCTTTGAATATAGAAG GAGAAACAGGATTCAAGCCTTGCTACTTGGAAGTACTCAGGGTTGTCAAAGGGAAACTGCACCAACCAGATGAGATTCGTGGAAGTTCCTTCTATGCTTTCTCCTATTACTATGATCGCGCAGTTGACACCAACCTAATTG ATTATGAACAGGGAGGTGTTCTGGAAGTgaaagattttgaaagaaaagccaaagaag tCTGCGATAACATGGAGAGGTACAACTCGGCCAGTCCTTTCCTCTGCATGGATCTCACTTACATCACTGCTTTACTAAAGGAAGGCTTTGGATTTAGGGACAACACGCTCTTACAG ttAACAAAGAAAGTGAACAACATAGAGACAAGCTGGACTTTGGGTGCTACCTTTCACCTACTGCAGTCTCTGGGGATAACCTGTTGA